One genomic window of Saccharomyces cerevisiae S288C chromosome XII, complete sequence includes the following:
- the PAU18 gene encoding seripauperin PAU18 (hypothetical protein; member of the seripauperin multigene family encoded mainly in subtelomeric regions; identical to Pau6p): MVKLTSIAAGVAAIAATASATTTLAQSDERVNLVELGVYVSDIRAHLAQYYMFQAAHPTETYPVEVAEAVFNYGDFTTMLTGIAPDQVTRMITGVPWYSTRLKPAISKALSKDGIYTIAN; encoded by the coding sequence atGGTCAAATTAACTTCAATCGCTGCTGGTGTTGCCGCCATCGCTGCTACTGCTTCCGCAACCACCACTCTAGCTCAATCTGACGAAAGAGTCAACTTGGTTGAATTGGGTGTCTACGTCTCTGATATCAGAGCTCACTTGGCCCAATACTACATGTTCCAAGCCGCCCACCCAACTGAAACCTACCCAGTCGAAGTTGCTGAAGCCGTTTTCAACTACGGTGACTTCACCACCATGTTGACTGGTATTGCCCCAGACCAAGTGACCAGAATGATAACCGGTGTCCCATGGTACTCCACCAGATTAAAGCCAGCTATCTCCAAGGCTCTATCCAAGGACGGTATCTACACTATCGCAAACTAG
- the AYT1 gene encoding acetyltransferase (Acetyltransferase; catalyzes trichothecene 3-O-acetylation, suggesting a possible role in trichothecene biosynthesis; localized to peroxisomes) translates to MFRVKIISQKRTKSVQMLENDQLDILGQQPSLYKLYTQICSIYRVPDPSAHDHIVNTLTRGLETLAKNFQWLAGNVVNEGADEGNTGTYRIVPSDKIPLIVQDLREDLSAPTMDSLEKADFPIYMLDEKTFAPCMTINPPGNTIGMAAKSGPVFAVQANFISGGLVLTIVGQHNIMDITGQESIINLLNKSCHQKPFSDEELLIGNIDKSKSIPLFDETWEPDTTLVHEIVETSRNTSGEEKEQSCSSNSTWAYVEFSAISLQNLRILAMQTCTSGTKFVSTDDIVTAFIWKSVSRARLSRLKPETKSNLGRAVDVRKRLGLPETYPGLLVNMTFNTGSLKSLDHKSLGVLASQIRRKLDPKVFDLAYNTCALATLLSRCPDKTKVSIPQPIDTLSGIMVSSWAKVSLYDVDFNLGLGKPKSVRRPRFISLESLIYFMPRSSRGEMVVALCLRDKDWECLNADKEWTNYATHIG, encoded by the coding sequence ATGTTTAGAGTCAAGATCATCTCTCAGAAACGTACAAAAAGTGTACAGATGCTAGAAAACGATCAACTTGATATTTTGGGACAACAACCTTCGCTATACAAACTATACACTCAAATATGCTCTATCTACCGTGTACCAGATCCTTCTGCTCATGACCATATCGTAAATACCTTAACAAGAGGACTTGAAACATTGGCTAAAAATTTCCAGTGGCTAGCAGGAAATGTCGTAAATGAAGGTGCTGACGAAGGTAACACTGGTACCTACAGAATTGTCCCGTCAGACAAAATTCCACTTATCGTCCAAGATCTTCGAGAAGATCTGTCTGCCCCAACAATGGATTCGCTTGAAAAAGCTGACTTTCCTATCTACATGTTAGACGAAAAGACTTTTGCGCCTTGCATGACTATCAATCCACCTGGAAACACTATAGGTATGGCCGCCAAGAGTGGGCCTGTATTTGCAGTTCAAGCAAACTTTATCTCCGGCGGCCTCGTCTTAACTATTGTCGGGCAGCACAATATTATGGATATAACAGGACAGGAAAGTATCATCAACTTGCTCAATAAATCTTGCCACCAAAAACCTTTCTCTGATGAAGAACTGCTCATTGGAAATATAGATAAAAGCAAATCTATTCCTTTGTTTGATGAAACTTGGGAACCCGACACCACGCTAGTTCATGAAATAGTGGAAACCTCTAGAAATACAAGTGGAGAGGAAAAGGAACAGTCTTGTTCTTCGAACTCTACTTGGGCTTATGTTGAATTTTCTGCTATCTCATTGCAGAATCTGAGGATTTTGGCAATGCAGACATGTACTTCTGGCACAAAATTTGTCTCCACTGATGATATCGTCACTGCTTTCATCTGGAAATCAGTTTCTCGAGCCCGTTTATCTCGACTTAAACCAGAAACGAAATCAAATTTAGGGCGTGCTGTGGATGTTAGAAAACGGCTAGGACTCCCCGAAACGTATCCAGGGTTATTAGTCAACATGACCTTTAATACAGGTTCCCTGAAAAGCTTGGATCATAAAAGTTTGGGCGTTCTTGCATCACAGATTCGCAGGAAGCTAGACCCTAAAGTCTTCGATTTGGCCTATAATACATGCGCACTTGCTACGCTCCTTAGCCGATGCCCGGACAAGACTAAGGTTTCTATACCTCAACCAATTGATACTTTATCTGGAATTATGGTCAGTTCGTGGGCAAAAGTCAGCCTGTATGACGTTGATTTCAATCTAGGGCTTGGGAAGCCCAAGAGTGTACGACGGCCGCGCTTCATTTCCCTTGAGAGCCTAATATATTTTATGCCTAGATCCTCCAGAGGTGAAATGGTGGTTGCTCTTTGCCTTAGAGATAAAGATTGGGAGTGCCTGAATGCGGATAAAGAATGGACAAATTATGCTACACATATAGGATGA
- the MHT1 gene encoding S-adenosylmethionine-homocysteine S-methyltransferase MHT1 (S-methylmethionine-homocysteine methyltransferase; functions along with Sam4p in the conversion of S-adenosylmethionine (AdoMet) to methionine to control the methionine/AdoMet ratio), with translation MKRIPIKELIVEHPGKVLILDGGQGTELENRGININSPVWSAAPFTSESFWEPSSQERKVVEEMYRDFMIAGANILMTITYQANFQSISENTSIKTLAAYKRFLDKIVSFTREFIGEERYLIGSIGPWAAHVSCEYTGDYGPHPENIDYYGFFKPQLENFNQNRDIDLIGFETIPNFHELKAILSWDEDIISKPFYIGLSVDDNSLLRDGTTLEEISVHIKGLGNKINKNLLLMGVNCVSFNQSALILKMLHEHLPGMPLLVYPNSGEIYNPKEKTWHRPTNKLDDWETTVKKFVDNGARIIGGCCRTSPKDIAEIASAVDKYS, from the coding sequence ATGAAGCGCATTCCAATCAAAGAACTAATAGTTGAGCACCCCGGAAAAGTTCTTATCCTTGATGGTGGACAGGGTACAGAATTGGAAAACAGAGGCATTAACATAAATAGTCCGGTATGGTCTGCAGCTCCTTTTACGAGCGAATCCTTTTGGGAGCCATCTTCTCAAGAGCGAAAGGTGGTAGAAGAAATGTACAGAGACTTTATGATTGCTGGCGCAAACATATTAATGACAATTACTTACCAGGCAAACTTTCAAAGCATATCTGAGAATACCTCGATTAAAACTCTGGCTGCTTACAAGCGTTTTCTCGATAAAATCGTGTCATTTACTCGTGAATTTATTGGTGAGGAAAGGTACTTAATCGGGAGTATTGGCCCATGGGCAGCACATGTATCCTGTGAATATACTGGTGACTATGGTCCCCATCCTGAGAATATTGATTACTACGGCTTTTTCAAACCCCAGCTGGAGAACTTCAACCAAAATAGAGATATTGATCTTATTGGTTTTGAAACGATTCCAAATTTTCATGAGTTAAAGGCTATTTTATCCTGGGATGAAGATATTATTTCGAAGCCCTTTTATATTGGGTTGTCGGTGGATGACAATAGTTTGCTACGAGACGGTACcactttggaagaaatttctGTCCATATAAAAGGCCTCGGAAATAAAATTAACAAGAATCTCTTATTAATGGGAGTTAACTGTGTCAGTTTCAATCAATCGGCATTAATTCTTAAAATGTTGCACGAGCATCTACCTGGCATGCCTCTGCTAGTTTACCCAAACAGTGGAGAAATCTACAATCCCAAAGAGAAGACATGGCACCGGCCGACTAATAAGTTGGATGACTGGGAGACCACGGTTAAGAAATTCGTTGATAATGGTGCGCGCATTATTGGCGGTTGTTGTAGAACGTCTCCTAAAGATATCGCCGAAATTGCATCAGCTGTAGATAAATACTCCTaa